In Lolium rigidum isolate FL_2022 chromosome 7, APGP_CSIRO_Lrig_0.1, whole genome shotgun sequence, the DNA window GTTGGAGCGCCAGCTACAAGCTACTGATCCCCTTGGTCTGCGCCGCAGTTCCTCATGGCCTGCAGCACCGCCCCCCTCACGGCATCCTCGTCCACATTATGGGCCTGGCTCTGCGTGCAAAAACCAAGAATCAGCCAAGATAATTGTGTACTCTCGACCAATCGATCGACACATCGATCGGTCACACGCACACTGCTTGTCGCCCGTGTGGGGACGCTATCGAATTATTGATGAACTATATGTAGAGTTGGATCGAAGGATCTTGAACTTCTTCACTGTTAAGGTAATCGTTTAATGATCGAAGAGGCATTGTCATCTAGTACGTACCTCTCCTCCTCCCATCGCTTCCAGTCGGAAGGTATCGGTGGAAGACGCCGTGGCTTGGAGCACGGTGAGGCCCAGCTCCTCGAACGCTTCCAGCACGGAGACGAGGAGGCCGGGGCAGCTCTTGTCGGAGGACACGTTCACGAGGAACCCATGCCCTAGGCTTTCGACACTCACCTGCAGAATAAAATGATTGAATCATCTTGTATCATAGTACTATAATGCAAGTACAGTACACTCCCAAGATCGTAGGTGCAGTGATATATAGGTGCGTGTCTGTGTGTACCGTCGGAAATGAGTTGTCCTTGTGCGAGTGCGTCGCTTCCTCCTCGCGTGCGATCTCCTGATTGAGCCTCACGACCTTCTGCTTCAGCTCCTTGATGTACTCCGACGCATCCATGATTATGGAAGTATTGCTCAGCTGTTGTGTATATCATTATTCAGGGCAAACGAAAACATACATCAAGTTAGTACTTAATTATTTTACTTCTTCTCTCATAATACTTCCTCGTTTTGGAAAGCTAGTTTTATATTCAGTGAAAGGAGGGAGTACATAGTATCGCAAATCATGGAGATCGATCGAAATGTGCCTCAAGTTGTTAGGAGCGTGCGCTATGTGTGTGCTCTCTCCCGTAACACGAAAAGAAGAGGCAAATATTCCATGTGATGTGTGTGCATACCGCAAATTAGAAGGTGATTCGAATGAGAGCATAAGATCACACTGAGGATATATAGCTAGCACAGGggaaaagcaagaagaagcatTGTTTACCGCGTGGGAGTGAGTGATGGAGCGAAGGATTTGCATCTTCTCATGTAGAGCAGCCGCTTTCTTGCGTTCCCTCGACATTATTCCTCAAAGTACTAGCTGTATCTAGTCCCACTTCAAATGGAGAGCgagcctgttcaaaaaaaaaaaaaatggagagcgagagagagatagagaagaggcggagagaggatgaggatgaagagAAGCTCCCAACGGGCGCGCCTTTATATAGAGAGACGTTCGGAGGTCGCCGCTCACGTGACCTTATTGCGCTTTAGGGAATTGAATGGATGATGGGATGACGAGGAGAGATTCGATTCTACATAGGTTCAAAATGCAGTTTGGCTCTTTCTCCAGCTGTTCTTTCCTTTCCCTGCATAATGCTACCGAGAAATACAAATATGCATGTAGGATCAGCCTGCCGTATAGTAGTGTACTGTCAGTTGCTGTGCACGGTGTGTGCTTCTTTCatgtgagtgcatgcatgatccaaGACTTAACTAATGGGCAACTGTTGTTTGTCCAACGTTGCCAGAAAATTAACTATACGGAGACGATTTTCCCATGTTTTGCTAAATCTCGGACAACTTCCCGGAAAAAATATATACATCGACTCGATTTAAAAATCAAGATTTAAGCGAGTACATAAAAGCTAATAAAATGAATGATAAAATTATAGTAGTAGGACTCATGGTTATCTATGGCAGTTGAGGAGATAACTATTTAAGGTCGACTAAGCACAAAGAGACTACAGTACACCTAATCATAGCAAATT includes these proteins:
- the LOC124673409 gene encoding uncharacterized protein LOC124673409 produces the protein MSRERKKAAALHEKMQILRSITHSHALSNTSIIMDASEYIKELKQKVVRLNQEIAREEEATHSHKDNSFPTVSVESLGHGFLVNVSSDKSCPGLLVSVLEAFEELGLTVLQATASSTDTFRLEAMGGGESQAHNVDEDAVRGAVLQAMRNCGADQGDHSDEEEEDDDESTNNVIDAKFMVGAE